Proteins encoded within one genomic window of Nitrospinota bacterium:
- the pth gene encoding aminoacyl-tRNA hydrolase — MFLILGLGNPGPRYELTRHNAGFIVVDNLADKHRIPLTHHKYRCQYGEGEVCGVRVMVAKPMTYMNESGKSAKAILSALNITPDRVIVVHDDIDLPLGKVKTKSKGGDGGQRGLRSIAETLRTKEFHRVRIGVGRPEHQDDIVDYVLSSFEEEEIQQFNDVIEQAMGLIESMLSELSNRTL, encoded by the coding sequence ATGAGCTGACGCGCCATAACGCCGGGTTTATTGTCGTTGACAATCTGGCGGATAAGCATCGGATTCCATTGACCCATCACAAGTATCGTTGTCAGTATGGGGAAGGGGAAGTTTGCGGTGTGCGGGTCATGGTGGCGAAACCCATGACTTACATGAACGAGAGTGGAAAATCGGCGAAAGCCATTCTTTCCGCGTTAAATATAACCCCGGACCGGGTCATCGTCGTTCATGACGATATTGATCTGCCGCTTGGCAAGGTTAAAACCAAGAGCAAGGGCGGAGATGGCGGCCAACGGGGTTTGCGCTCGATTGCCGAAACCTTGCGCACGAAAGAATTTCACCGTGTGCGGATAGGGGTCGGCAGACCGGAGCATCAGGATGATATCGTTGATTATGTTTTATCTTCCTTTGAGGAGGAAGAGATCCAGCAATTTAATGATGTGATTGAACAGGCAATGGGGCTGATTGAATCCATGCTTTCGGAATTGAGCAACAGAACACTATAA